A stretch of the Nitratifractor salsuginis DSM 16511 genome encodes the following:
- a CDS encoding flavin reductase family protein: MTIDYQKISASDRYKLMAQSVVPRPIAWIVTEDEGVLNVAPFSYFTPLSSEPPSLVVSVGHRPDGTPKDTLANIRKHGRCTLCLVSPELLEPMHFSSKALAHDESEAEHFGIEMEKRFEGFPPAVKEAPVAFACTLLQEVDLPGSKTRPLILQIEAQYLAEGCVKDPERLYLDCSGLVARIGPNYALMGEKVAAPEIAE, encoded by the coding sequence ATGACAATCGATTATCAAAAGATCAGTGCCTCTGATCGCTACAAGCTGATGGCCCAGTCGGTTGTGCCCCGGCCTATCGCCTGGATCGTGACCGAAGATGAGGGGGTGCTCAATGTGGCGCCTTTCAGCTACTTCACACCCCTCTCTTCAGAGCCGCCGAGTCTGGTAGTCTCCGTGGGGCATCGTCCCGACGGTACGCCCAAGGATACCCTAGCCAACATCCGCAAGCACGGCCGCTGCACCCTCTGCTTGGTTTCACCGGAGCTGCTGGAACCGATGCACTTCAGCTCCAAGGCCCTGGCTCACGATGAGAGCGAAGCCGAGCACTTTGGGATCGAAATGGAAAAGCGTTTCGAAGGATTCCCCCCGGCGGTCAAAGAGGCTCCCGTCGCCTTTGCCTGCACACTTTTGCAGGAGGTGGACCTCCCCGGTAGCAAGACCCGCCCGCTGATCCTGCAGATCGAAGCGCAGTACCTTGCCGAAGGGTGCGTGAAAGATCCCGAGCGTCTCTATCTCGACTGTAGCGGCTTGGTTGCCAGGATCGGGCCCAACTATGCTTTGATGGGGGAGAAGGTGGCGGCTCCGGAAATAGCGGAATAA
- a CDS encoding NYN domain-containing protein: MQEKKKHIAMLIDCDNASPYAIKGILKELSKYGEVIVRQAYGNWNSQQLAPWMERLLEHSIKPIQQFDYTKGKNATDIAMVIDAMDIMYTKDLDGFALVTSDSDFTPLAQRLMSNGLTVYGFGEKKTPKAFINSCSQFIYTENLEREEKKSKSRTEEVVKKKRITKKSPSEAESKIDRVLEDEEFIDLLLTGLRKTAGENGWVNVSDLGQYLSNNSAFSPVNYGYEKLGALLRNIPFLESKFENNNSIMYVREK, translated from the coding sequence ATGCAAGAGAAGAAAAAACATATCGCAATGCTGATCGACTGCGACAACGCTTCCCCCTATGCCATCAAGGGGATACTCAAAGAGCTTTCCAAATACGGCGAAGTGATCGTGCGGCAAGCCTACGGCAACTGGAACAGCCAGCAGTTGGCACCCTGGATGGAGCGTCTGCTGGAACATTCGATCAAACCGATCCAGCAGTTCGACTATACCAAGGGGAAGAATGCCACCGATATCGCGATGGTGATCGACGCGATGGATATTATGTACACCAAGGATCTCGACGGCTTCGCCCTGGTTACTTCCGACAGCGACTTTACCCCCTTGGCCCAGCGCCTGATGTCCAACGGCTTGACCGTCTACGGGTTTGGGGAAAAAAAGACACCCAAAGCCTTTATCAACTCCTGCAGCCAATTCATCTACACCGAGAACCTGGAAAGAGAGGAGAAGAAGTCCAAGAGCCGCACCGAAGAGGTAGTCAAGAAGAAGCGCATTACCAAAAAGAGCCCCAGCGAAGCCGAGAGTAAAATCGACCGGGTGCTGGAGGATGAGGAGTTTATCGATCTGCTCCTGACCGGCCTGCGCAAGACCGCCGGAGAGAATGGTTGGGTCAATGTCTCGGACCTGGGGCAGTACCTGAGCAACAACTCCGCCTTCAGCCCCGTCAACTACGGCTATGAAAAACTGGGAGCCCTGCTGCGCAACATCCCGTTCCTGGAGAGCAAGTTCGAGAATAACAATTCGATTATGTATGTGAGGGAGAAATGA